The following coding sequences are from one Desulfosoma caldarium window:
- a CDS encoding TolC family protein, with amino-acid sequence MKHGHDFIRPWVALLLLLSFVALDFVEAFAKGSAAAAETSPQGPAVTLPAVLDLKTAQRLALQSNPSLQAAQARVAQARERVRQAWSRYLPRVEGTASASHVRSPQNQEQTLPSSKFSSTTSGIFYPEREDIYRAALNATLTLFDGFQREFALAAARFSEQGSQAAYREAQRVLLRAVADSYFQAQLARQRRLIAQADEAFNERQLKDAQARETLGAGSLSDVLNFQVQVNLARSQKIQAEQEERVALTGLAALMGLAEGTLSEHTTLAALQEPNASLLQVPSIQKALDEATQYRPDLEQARFALRAAQANVGSAKSRFFPSFNLFSTLEGSRANDGHFQADDFGSSIGIALVVPLFSGGEDVFRVREAEQSRREAQRTLQQAIIEAASEVQAAVEQILSAQQQFRLQKETAALVEKTRNLVDKEYAAGQASLVRLTQAQRDLVLARSQLAQSRIALESAWIRLRAATGRILDDF; translated from the coding sequence ATGAAACATGGTCACGACTTCATTCGCCCATGGGTGGCGCTCCTTTTGCTTTTATCTTTTGTGGCTTTGGACTTCGTCGAGGCCTTTGCGAAAGGTTCGGCTGCAGCCGCCGAGACTTCACCCCAAGGCCCCGCCGTGACGCTACCGGCCGTCTTGGACCTCAAGACGGCCCAGAGGCTCGCTTTGCAAAGCAACCCCTCCCTGCAAGCCGCCCAGGCGAGAGTGGCCCAAGCCCGGGAAAGGGTTCGACAGGCCTGGTCGCGGTACTTACCGCGCGTGGAAGGCACCGCCAGCGCCAGCCATGTGCGTTCGCCGCAAAACCAGGAACAAACCTTGCCGTCGTCAAAATTTTCCTCCACAACTTCGGGCATCTTTTACCCCGAACGAGAAGACATTTACCGCGCGGCTCTCAACGCGACGCTTACGCTTTTTGACGGCTTTCAGCGGGAATTCGCTCTGGCCGCGGCCCGCTTCAGCGAACAGGGATCCCAGGCGGCCTACCGGGAAGCGCAGCGCGTGCTGCTGCGTGCCGTGGCCGACAGCTACTTTCAGGCTCAATTGGCCCGCCAGCGCCGCCTCATTGCCCAGGCCGACGAAGCTTTTAACGAACGGCAACTCAAAGATGCCCAGGCTCGAGAAACTTTGGGGGCTGGTTCGTTAAGTGATGTCTTGAACTTTCAGGTGCAGGTCAATTTGGCTCGATCCCAAAAAATTCAGGCGGAACAAGAAGAACGCGTGGCCTTGACGGGCCTTGCCGCCCTTATGGGCTTAGCCGAAGGCACCCTCAGCGAACACACCACCCTCGCCGCTCTTCAAGAACCCAATGCCAGCCTGCTTCAAGTCCCTTCGATCCAGAAAGCCCTTGACGAGGCCACCCAATATCGGCCGGATCTGGAACAGGCCCGCTTTGCTCTCCGGGCCGCTCAGGCCAACGTGGGGTCGGCAAAATCGCGCTTTTTCCCGTCTTTCAACCTTTTCAGCACGCTGGAAGGATCCCGAGCGAATGACGGCCACTTTCAGGCCGACGATTTCGGATCTTCCATAGGTATCGCCCTCGTCGTGCCGCTTTTTTCGGGTGGTGAGGACGTTTTCAGGGTTCGAGAAGCGGAACAGTCCCGCAGGGAAGCCCAAAGAACGCTGCAGCAAGCCATCATCGAGGCCGCCTCCGAAGTGCAGGCCGCTGTGGAACAGATTCTCAGTGCCCAACAACAGTTTCGGCTGCAAAAAGAAACCGCCGCCTTGGTGGAAAAAACCCGGAATTTGGTGGACAAGGAATACGCGGCGGGACAAGCCTCGCTGGTGCGCCTCACGCAAGCCCAGCGAGACCTGGTGTTGGCCCGAAGCCAGCTGGCGCAAAGCCGCATCGCCCTGGAAAGCGCCTGGATACGACTCCGCGCCGCCACGGGCCGCATCCTCGACGATTTTTAG
- a CDS encoding glycosyltransferase codes for MGAKLQNGCKAVNTGRTVLHVGKYFPPFKGGMENFVADLVRAQATWGPWRPVVLAHGRSGEDLEPWVRLVPTWGEVSHAPVSPGFPLALRSIIGRESPALLHLHLPNTSAFWALILPCARRLPWVVHWHADVVPSRIDRRLAALYRTYRPMEQAVLRRAAAIVATSPDYLAGSEPLRGHRAKCHVVPLGMDPERLPPVNELPMRRAQVLWGPGRPLRVLAVGRLSYYKGHDVLLRAAAQVPGCRVIIAGSGERRPALEKLMGALGVKHRVTLTGFLPDMDLWALMGSADVLCLPSLEKTEAFGVVLLEALRYGLPVVASDIPESGVGWVVRRASCGVLVPPGNAQALARALSHFSQDPLALKALRSRMGKGFPRQFHIRYVAERLERVYAAAVTPSSRGDGKIA; via the coding sequence GTGGGTGCAAAGCTCCAGAATGGGTGCAAAGCGGTGAACACCGGGCGCACGGTGCTGCATGTGGGAAAGTATTTTCCACCGTTTAAGGGGGGCATGGAAAATTTTGTGGCCGATTTGGTGCGTGCTCAGGCCACATGGGGGCCATGGCGCCCTGTGGTGCTGGCTCACGGCCGCTCAGGTGAAGATCTGGAGCCGTGGGTACGGCTGGTGCCGACGTGGGGTGAGGTGAGTCATGCTCCGGTGAGCCCTGGGTTTCCGTTGGCGCTTCGATCCATCATCGGCCGGGAAAGTCCGGCGCTTTTGCATCTGCATCTTCCCAACACGAGTGCCTTCTGGGCGCTGATATTGCCGTGTGCGCGCCGCCTTCCCTGGGTGGTGCACTGGCATGCGGACGTGGTGCCTTCACGGATCGACCGGCGTCTGGCCGCACTGTACCGCACGTATCGGCCCATGGAACAGGCCGTGCTGCGACGGGCGGCGGCCATCGTTGCCACATCCCCGGATTATCTGGCCGGAAGCGAACCCCTTCGGGGGCACCGCGCCAAATGCCATGTGGTGCCTTTGGGTATGGATCCGGAAAGGCTGCCCCCTGTGAATGAACTTCCCATGCGCCGTGCCCAAGTTCTCTGGGGGCCGGGCCGGCCCCTTCGCGTGCTGGCAGTGGGGCGCCTCAGCTATTACAAGGGCCATGACGTGCTCCTTCGAGCCGCCGCTCAGGTTCCTGGGTGTCGAGTGATCATTGCCGGAAGTGGCGAGCGCCGCCCCGCACTGGAAAAGCTCATGGGCGCGTTGGGCGTGAAACATCGGGTGACGCTGACGGGCTTTCTTCCGGACATGGACCTCTGGGCGCTGATGGGGAGCGCCGATGTGCTGTGCCTGCCGTCTCTGGAAAAGACGGAAGCCTTTGGGGTGGTGCTTTTGGAAGCGCTGCGCTACGGCCTCCCCGTCGTGGCCAGCGACATTCCCGAATCCGGCGTGGGGTGGGTGGTGCGCCGCGCTTCCTGTGGCGTGCTTGTGCCGCCGGGAAATGCGCAAGCCCTGGCCCGTGCTCTTTCCCATTTTTCCCAAGACCCTCTGGCTTTGAAAGCGCTTAGGTCTCGCATGGGAAAAGGCTTTCCCCGCCAGTTTCACATTCGCTATGTCGCCGAGCGCCTGGAGAGGGTCTATGCCGCCGCCGTGACACCGTCGTCACGGGGCGACGGAAAGATCGCTTGA
- a CDS encoding MEDS domain-containing protein — translation MTENPREAKAHAQHFCACYATREDRNSLIESFLCDGLVRGEQILCVGSNMEGAGQKILSSPCVDGTGQPRAHQVTFHRAESLYLSNGAFDPDRVLSLLVSCVGSALEMGFTGVRVISDALWLLEHPLGAHQVVDYEHRVNEVAKGLPCSLLCLYPGRALPKAFLTYVFLTHPYVVRKGRRFFNPHYKDFDVLMDGPFQTSTYETLVKALVPIRP, via the coding sequence ATGACTGAGAATCCACGAGAAGCCAAGGCCCATGCACAGCACTTCTGCGCGTGCTACGCCACTCGGGAAGACCGCAATAGCTTGATAGAGTCTTTTCTCTGCGACGGTCTCGTGAGGGGTGAGCAAATCCTGTGTGTCGGTTCGAACATGGAAGGAGCGGGACAAAAAATCTTGAGTTCCCCTTGTGTGGATGGCACCGGTCAACCTCGGGCGCATCAGGTGACCTTTCACCGCGCAGAAAGCCTTTACCTGTCCAACGGCGCCTTTGATCCCGACCGTGTGCTTTCGTTGTTGGTATCCTGTGTGGGATCCGCCTTGGAAATGGGGTTCACCGGGGTGCGAGTGATCTCGGATGCACTATGGCTTCTCGAGCATCCTCTTGGCGCCCATCAGGTCGTGGATTACGAGCATCGGGTCAACGAGGTGGCAAAGGGGTTGCCGTGCTCGTTGCTATGCCTCTACCCCGGACGAGCCCTGCCCAAAGCGTTTCTGACCTATGTGTTCTTGACGCACCCCTATGTGGTGCGAAAAGGTCGCCGGTTTTTCAATCCGCACTACAAGGATTTCGACGTCCTTATGGACGGTCCATTTCAGACCTCCACTTACGAGACCCTTGTCAAAGCCCTTGTGCCTATCAGACCTTAG
- a CDS encoding MFS transporter — translation MEHKDHRKLLRYRWFIFATLAFAYFFVYFHRLSLSVVAEELAKEFGTSAGALGFLGSVYFYCYAFMQFPAGLLSDTIGPRKAVSAFTVVAAVGSVLFGVAPNLTTAFAGRFLVGLGAAMVFIPTMKILSQWYRPIEFASVSGILNAVGGMGILAATWLLARLTTAFGWRLSFEFIGGISLIIAVLVWVVVRDRPEAKGWKPLTVAPAGPKTTENPARTPSLRQGIGHVLASSQFWLFSLWSFVNYGIFFGFGALWSGPYLMHVYGMSREQAGSVLSLIAWGMIFGSPALGLLSDRVLASRKKPLMACALAMTLELGFLRLFPSGLPTWALMLFFLLFSISSSSTVVVAFTAVKELFPIEIAGTALGSLNLFPFLGGAVAMPLLGWILDLRSGASKAFGYPLEAYTTLLSCLFFSSLVVLTATFFMRETYRD, via the coding sequence GTGGAGCACAAAGATCATCGAAAGCTCCTTCGGTACCGATGGTTCATTTTCGCCACGCTCGCCTTTGCCTACTTCTTCGTGTATTTTCATCGACTCAGCCTATCCGTGGTGGCCGAGGAACTGGCCAAGGAATTCGGGACCTCCGCCGGGGCTTTGGGATTCTTGGGATCCGTCTACTTTTACTGTTATGCTTTCATGCAGTTTCCGGCAGGGCTGCTGTCCGATACCATTGGACCGCGTAAGGCCGTCAGTGCCTTTACGGTCGTGGCCGCGGTGGGCAGTGTGCTTTTCGGGGTGGCCCCCAATTTGACGACGGCTTTTGCGGGTCGTTTTCTTGTGGGACTGGGAGCCGCCATGGTGTTCATTCCCACCATGAAGATCTTGTCCCAATGGTATCGCCCGATAGAATTCGCTTCTGTTTCGGGCATTCTTAACGCCGTCGGGGGCATGGGAATCCTTGCGGCCACATGGCTCTTGGCTCGGCTGACCACGGCCTTTGGCTGGCGTTTGTCATTTGAATTCATCGGCGGGATCAGCCTCATCATTGCCGTGCTGGTCTGGGTCGTGGTTCGAGACCGCCCGGAAGCCAAAGGCTGGAAGCCATTGACCGTCGCACCGGCCGGGCCAAAAACGACAGAAAATCCCGCAAGGACCCCATCCCTTCGACAGGGCATTGGGCACGTGCTGGCGTCTTCACAATTTTGGCTCTTTTCCCTCTGGTCCTTTGTGAACTACGGCATCTTTTTCGGCTTTGGAGCTCTGTGGAGCGGGCCCTACCTGATGCATGTCTACGGCATGAGTCGAGAACAGGCGGGTTCGGTGCTGAGTCTGATTGCCTGGGGCATGATCTTCGGAAGCCCCGCGCTGGGCTTGCTTTCCGATCGCGTTCTTGCCAGCCGCAAGAAACCGCTCATGGCCTGCGCTCTCGCCATGACTCTGGAACTGGGATTTCTTCGGCTCTTTCCCTCCGGGCTTCCCACCTGGGCTCTGATGCTTTTTTTCCTTCTTTTTTCCATCAGCTCCTCGTCCACGGTGGTCGTCGCCTTTACGGCCGTCAAGGAACTCTTTCCCATCGAGATTGCCGGAACCGCCCTAGGTTCACTCAACCTCTTTCCATTTCTCGGAGGCGCCGTGGCCATGCCTCTTCTCGGCTGGATTTTGGACCTTCGAAGCGGAGCGTCCAAAGCCTTTGGTTATCCTCTGGAAGCTTACACGACGCTTTTGTCCTGCTTGTTCTTTTCCTCCCTGGTGGTGCTGACCGCCACCTTCTTCATGCGCGAAACCTATCGGGATTGA
- a CDS encoding NAD(P)/FAD-dependent oxidoreductase, producing the protein MGTQKPDVAIVGAGVMGLMTAYYLRQQGATVTVLEKGRLPAGSSYGNAGLIVPSHLQPLCSPGNVKEGVRHLLNSTGPFSIALSANPRRWVWLGRFVRHSTKGHVRYAVGIFKELADRSLELHDALAQGAGSAYEYDRSGILCLYETRNAFLAAIKDAEELTRAGRPARVLDAHEVRERIPFVGRSILGGVLQEPDGRLNPAAFVSWLAEQVRRAGGHILEETEVYGATLAGFQLRELKTTRGPVKADQFVLAAGAWTGRLAAMMGRRLPVEAAKGFSITYEKPAAASCVPLLLEEARVAVTPFAHALRLAGVLELCGLDDRLSARRIEAMERDLLRTLPGLAPLKVKEIWRGFRPCTPDGLPYIGRLQRLRNAVVATGHATKGIFLAPVTGRLSADLLAGDSLDPLLCKALDPQRAAR; encoded by the coding sequence ATGGGGACACAAAAACCGGATGTGGCCATTGTGGGAGCCGGTGTCATGGGGCTCATGACCGCCTATTATCTTCGACAGCAGGGGGCGACGGTCACCGTGCTGGAAAAGGGGCGGTTACCGGCGGGAAGCTCCTACGGCAATGCGGGCCTCATCGTTCCGAGCCATCTGCAGCCTTTGTGTTCCCCGGGAAATGTCAAGGAAGGCGTGCGGCACCTGCTGAACTCGACCGGCCCCTTTTCCATCGCCCTTTCGGCAAATCCCCGACGCTGGGTATGGCTCGGCCGTTTCGTGCGCCACAGCACCAAAGGGCATGTGCGCTATGCCGTAGGGATTTTCAAAGAACTGGCAGACAGAAGCCTGGAACTCCACGATGCCCTGGCGCAAGGTGCCGGTTCGGCCTACGAGTACGATCGCAGCGGGATTTTGTGCCTTTATGAAACCCGGAATGCGTTCCTGGCGGCAATCAAGGATGCGGAAGAACTGACGCGAGCCGGCCGCCCGGCTCGGGTTTTGGATGCGCATGAGGTTCGCGAACGGATTCCTTTCGTGGGAAGATCCATCCTCGGCGGCGTCCTGCAGGAACCGGACGGGCGTCTGAATCCGGCGGCTTTTGTCTCGTGGCTTGCAGAACAGGTGCGCCGTGCTGGAGGCCATATCCTGGAAGAGACCGAAGTTTACGGCGCCACCTTGGCTGGTTTTCAGCTCAGGGAACTCAAGACCACGAGAGGGCCCGTGAAAGCGGACCAGTTTGTGCTGGCGGCGGGGGCCTGGACGGGGCGCCTGGCCGCCATGATGGGTCGCAGACTGCCTGTGGAAGCGGCCAAAGGATTCAGCATCACTTACGAAAAACCCGCTGCTGCTTCCTGTGTGCCGCTGCTCTTGGAAGAAGCGCGGGTGGCCGTGACGCCGTTTGCCCATGCCCTTCGGCTTGCGGGTGTCCTGGAACTCTGCGGCCTGGACGATCGGCTTTCGGCACGACGCATCGAGGCCATGGAACGTGACCTTCTTAGAACCTTGCCGGGACTGGCCCCTCTCAAAGTCAAAGAAATTTGGCGCGGCTTTCGACCCTGCACCCCGGACGGTTTGCCATACATCGGCCGGCTCCAGCGCCTTCGCAACGCGGTGGTGGCCACAGGCCATGCCACCAAGGGCATCTTTCTCGCTCCGGTTACAGGCCGTCTGAGCGCGGACCTGCTGGCCGGCGATTCCCTGGACCCTCTTCTGTGCAAAGCCCTGGATCCCCAGCGGGCGGCCAGGTGA
- a CDS encoding alanine dehydrogenase, whose amino-acid sequence MRVGILKEIKPQEYRVAVVPENVSQLVRDGHSVIVQRGAGVGAGFSDEAYGEAGARVVESPEEVSDGADLLVKVKEPVEEEFSLFRTGQILFCYLHSETRPKLVDMLLEKRLTAIAFENVRESDGSFPLLRPMSVIAGQQAVLQGMQFLWNHRGGVGKSLVAYPGLETPVVVVLGAGEAGRQAARVAAALGCRVHVFDINQRTLRAVAETASANVHLHNAHVVDVTPYVIEADLVVNTATVPPHSDHHVIDRALVRRMKKGSIIVDVTANLRGAVETIDRYTTHADPVWVVDGVIHYAVTNIPGTVAHTASQALALEVFPYLRALAQHGIPDALRRSPALLEGVTAIGGTLTWHDAGKFQQRPWIPPHEALKRL is encoded by the coding sequence ATGCGTGTGGGCATCCTTAAAGAAATCAAGCCGCAGGAATACCGTGTGGCGGTGGTGCCGGAAAATGTTTCGCAACTGGTGCGCGACGGGCACTCGGTCATCGTACAAAGGGGAGCTGGAGTCGGTGCCGGATTTTCGGATGAGGCGTATGGTGAGGCCGGAGCTCGGGTGGTGGAATCGCCCGAGGAGGTGAGCGACGGGGCGGACCTGCTGGTCAAGGTCAAGGAACCGGTTGAAGAGGAGTTCAGCCTCTTTCGAACAGGGCAGATTCTATTCTGTTATCTCCACAGTGAAACGCGGCCCAAGCTTGTGGATATGCTTCTTGAAAAGCGCCTCACCGCCATTGCCTTTGAAAATGTGCGTGAATCGGACGGTTCCTTTCCTCTGCTTCGCCCCATGAGCGTCATTGCCGGGCAGCAGGCCGTGCTACAGGGCATGCAGTTTCTCTGGAATCACCGCGGGGGCGTGGGGAAAAGCCTGGTGGCCTATCCCGGGCTAGAAACGCCGGTGGTCGTTGTCCTTGGAGCGGGGGAAGCGGGCCGTCAGGCGGCGCGCGTCGCTGCAGCCTTAGGATGTCGCGTGCACGTGTTTGACATCAACCAGCGCACCCTTCGCGCGGTTGCGGAAACCGCATCGGCCAACGTGCATCTTCACAACGCCCATGTGGTGGATGTGACGCCTTATGTCATCGAAGCGGATTTGGTGGTAAACACCGCCACGGTGCCTCCCCATAGCGACCATCACGTCATCGACCGAGCTCTCGTGCGGCGCATGAAAAAGGGAAGCATCATCGTGGATGTGACGGCCAACCTTCGCGGCGCCGTGGAGACCATCGACCGCTACACCACCCACGCCGACCCGGTGTGGGTAGTCGACGGCGTGATCCACTATGCGGTCACCAACATTCCGGGAACGGTGGCACACACGGCCTCCCAAGCGCTGGCTCTTGAGGTTTTTCCGTACTTGAGGGCCCTTGCTCAGCATGGTATTCCAGACGCGTTGCGACGCTCACCGGCACTGCTGGAAGGGGTCACGGCCATCGGTGGCACGCTGACCTGGCATGACGCGGGAAAATTTCAGCAGCGCCCCTGGATACCGCCTCACGAGGCTTTGAAGCGCCTCTAG
- a CDS encoding ABC transporter substrate-binding protein — protein sequence MKRWATRLWIVSMATVFLLGLSAPAPADTLQEILQRGELRVAVQTQGPPFSFVDKNGVRTGSSVEFCKLMAQEMGVKVTFLDYDWDGLIPALLSKKADLLAADMTATLKRALKVSFTDPFYYTGAVVFAKKGSTFKSIEDCNKENVTIAVLLGSTGEVEAKRFFPKAKIKSYKGGGPLLINAVLAGHADIGVNDETAVVGQMQEFPPNSIEILPIRLSKQPLAFAVRPEDTHLLQWINLFFQWIREDGRYDENINYWVKSLDWKKDH from the coding sequence ATGAAACGATGGGCAACGAGGCTGTGGATTGTGAGCATGGCGACGGTGTTTCTGTTGGGGCTAAGCGCTCCAGCGCCGGCCGACACCCTTCAGGAAATCCTTCAAAGGGGAGAGCTTCGCGTAGCCGTTCAGACGCAAGGCCCTCCCTTCAGTTTCGTGGACAAAAACGGCGTGCGAACGGGAAGCTCTGTGGAATTCTGCAAACTTATGGCCCAGGAGATGGGCGTCAAAGTCACCTTTCTGGACTACGACTGGGACGGCCTGATTCCGGCGCTTCTTTCCAAGAAGGCCGATCTCTTGGCCGCCGACATGACGGCCACTCTGAAACGCGCCCTCAAGGTGTCCTTCACCGATCCCTTTTACTACACGGGAGCCGTCGTCTTTGCGAAAAAAGGCAGCACCTTCAAGAGTATTGAAGACTGCAACAAAGAAAATGTGACCATTGCGGTTCTTCTGGGAAGCACCGGAGAAGTGGAAGCCAAGCGTTTCTTCCCCAAGGCCAAGATCAAATCCTATAAGGGCGGCGGCCCGCTGCTCATCAACGCCGTGCTGGCGGGCCACGCGGACATCGGCGTGAACGACGAAACCGCCGTGGTGGGCCAAATGCAGGAATTCCCGCCAAACAGCATCGAGATTCTTCCCATTCGTCTGTCCAAGCAACCTTTGGCCTTTGCCGTGCGTCCAGAAGACACCCATCTATTGCAATGGATCAACCTTTTCTTTCAATGGATTCGAGAAGACGGGCGCTATGATGAGAACATCAACTACTGGGTGAAGTCTTTGGATTGGAAAAAAGATCACTGA
- a CDS encoding amino acid ABC transporter permease translates to MLEAFNFRVLLDYMPLFGKGLWATVWLSALSLFGALLVGILACGARLSRLGFLSAAAAAYIEAIRSTPLLAQLYFLYFGLPSLGVRLPEHHTGILALSLNSGAYMAEILRAGVLSVSWGQIEAGIAFGLTYLQRMRYIVLPQALGITIPPLLGQAIVLVKDSALLSLISVFELTRAGQILTSERFMPAEGFFTTALLYLMIYYALKTLSSWWQKKLIFVHPA, encoded by the coding sequence ATGCTGGAAGCCTTTAACTTTCGAGTGCTCCTGGACTACATGCCGCTCTTTGGCAAAGGGCTGTGGGCCACCGTGTGGCTCTCGGCCCTGTCGCTCTTTGGGGCCTTGCTGGTGGGGATTCTCGCCTGCGGCGCCCGATTGTCTCGGCTTGGGTTCCTTTCGGCGGCAGCAGCAGCGTATATCGAAGCCATACGCTCCACGCCCCTGCTGGCCCAGCTCTACTTCTTGTACTTCGGGCTGCCGAGCCTTGGGGTTCGGCTGCCCGAGCACCACACGGGTATTTTGGCTCTGTCGCTCAATAGCGGCGCGTATATGGCTGAAATCCTTCGAGCTGGAGTTCTTTCGGTGTCCTGGGGGCAGATCGAAGCGGGCATCGCCTTTGGCCTAACCTATTTGCAGCGCATGCGCTACATCGTGCTGCCCCAGGCTCTGGGCATCACCATTCCGCCGCTTCTCGGCCAGGCCATTGTGCTGGTCAAGGACAGCGCTCTGTTGTCCCTCATTTCCGTCTTTGAACTGACCCGAGCCGGCCAGATCCTCACATCCGAGCGGTTCATGCCCGCCGAAGGTTTTTTCACCACGGCCTTGCTTTATCTGATGATCTACTATGCGCTCAAAACCTTGTCGTCCTGGTGGCAAAAAAAGCTCATCTTTGTTCACCCGGCATAG
- a CDS encoding amino acid ABC transporter permease yields MWLYYLKQLAQTLPFFLKGLWMTVAVSGLSLVMGTVIGCVTGIVRAFRVPVLGKLLFAYVDFMRGTPFLVQVFIIFFILPEWGVHLEAFTAAVVSLTLYAAAYICEIVAAGLLAVPSGQMEAAKASGLNWFQRMRYVIVPQAIKTILPPLVGQYVLLIKDSSVVSVIGVTDVTRVGWFTVQRIPEGLMVFGLVGLLYFAVCYPLIHLANYLEKKLHMDFVGL; encoded by the coding sequence ATGTGGCTCTATTACCTCAAACAGCTGGCCCAGACTCTGCCTTTTTTTCTCAAGGGCCTGTGGATGACTGTGGCCGTTTCGGGCCTGAGCCTCGTCATGGGCACGGTCATCGGGTGTGTGACGGGCATCGTTCGCGCGTTTCGAGTGCCCGTGCTGGGAAAACTTCTTTTTGCCTATGTGGATTTCATGAGGGGCACGCCCTTTCTGGTGCAGGTTTTTATCATCTTCTTTATTCTGCCCGAATGGGGAGTTCATCTGGAAGCCTTTACCGCGGCCGTCGTGAGCCTCACTTTGTACGCGGCGGCTTACATTTGCGAGATCGTGGCAGCGGGGCTTTTGGCGGTCCCTTCAGGCCAGATGGAAGCCGCCAAAGCCTCGGGCCTCAACTGGTTTCAGCGCATGCGTTACGTGATCGTTCCTCAAGCCATCAAAACCATCCTACCACCGCTTGTCGGACAATACGTGCTGCTCATCAAGGACTCGTCGGTGGTTTCCGTGATCGGCGTCACCGATGTAACTCGCGTGGGCTGGTTCACGGTGCAGCGCATTCCGGAAGGGCTTATGGTTTTTGGGTTGGTGGGGCTTCTATACTTTGCGGTCTGTTACCCTTTGATCCATCTGGCCAATTACCTGGAAAAGAAGCTTCACATGGACTTTGTCGGGCTTTAA
- a CDS encoding ATP-binding response regulator gives MRRILVVDDEESTRELLALSLQSDGYEVLCAEDGYSAMEICANHPPQIVLTDIKMPGMDGIELLRRIKHLNADIEVIMITGHGQMELAIQALQLEASDFINKPISDNALSVALRRAEQKIWMREKLREYTENLECMLKQATDEIRKRYDFEHNLIQTSMDGIIVNDRDGNIILFSEGASRIYGYSREEAVCGLKVTSLYPEGEARRVKKLIYSQEYGGPGYLVNYETTARTKDGRLVPILLSAALLYEDGEEVGTVGYFKDITEVKELQARLLEQTRLAAMGEAMAEVAHGVKNILYGMKLGAYMVEKALSQGDRGRLEKGWDMVRKNMDRIARLSLEMLDYARGKSRRREAIAINDVINDVYQELSKRAQEEGVRLELETVCDLPYLFGDVEAFHSCVLNLMTNALEAFGEESVEKRVTLRTFVQENRWICVEVEDTGRGIPPEVQDKIFHPLFTTKGARGTGLGLAIAQKIVQELGGVMDFHTTPGRGTTFRLRFPLVTSQ, from the coding sequence ATGAGAAGGATTCTTGTGGTGGATGATGAGGAAAGTACGCGGGAGCTGCTGGCTTTGAGTCTTCAAAGCGACGGCTATGAAGTCCTGTGCGCCGAAGACGGCTACAGCGCCATGGAGATCTGCGCCAACCATCCGCCGCAAATCGTCCTCACCGACATCAAAATGCCGGGCATGGACGGTATTGAGCTCCTTCGCCGAATCAAGCATCTCAACGCCGACATCGAAGTCATCATGATCACGGGGCACGGCCAAATGGAACTGGCCATTCAAGCGCTGCAGCTGGAGGCTTCGGATTTCATCAACAAGCCCATCAGTGATAACGCCTTGAGTGTGGCGCTTCGGCGTGCTGAGCAAAAAATATGGATGCGCGAAAAACTTCGAGAATACACAGAAAACCTGGAATGCATGCTCAAACAAGCCACCGACGAAATCCGCAAGCGCTACGACTTCGAACACAACCTCATTCAAACGTCCATGGACGGAATCATCGTGAACGATCGGGACGGCAACATTATTTTGTTCAGTGAGGGAGCATCGCGCATCTATGGCTACAGTCGGGAAGAGGCGGTCTGCGGTCTCAAGGTCACGTCCCTTTATCCTGAAGGGGAGGCGCGCCGCGTGAAAAAGCTCATCTATTCACAGGAATACGGTGGGCCGGGGTACCTGGTTAACTACGAAACCACGGCGCGAACCAAGGACGGGCGCCTCGTGCCCATTCTGCTTTCTGCGGCCCTGCTCTACGAGGACGGCGAGGAAGTGGGCACCGTGGGCTATTTTAAGGATATAACGGAGGTCAAAGAGCTCCAGGCCCGTCTTCTCGAACAAACCCGGCTGGCGGCCATGGGAGAAGCCATGGCGGAGGTCGCTCACGGGGTGAAGAACATCCTCTATGGGATGAAACTCGGAGCCTACATGGTGGAAAAGGCTTTGAGCCAAGGGGATCGGGGCCGGCTGGAAAAGGGCTGGGACATGGTTCGAAAAAACATGGATCGCATCGCGCGCCTGAGCCTGGAGATGTTGGATTATGCGCGCGGTAAAAGCCGGCGTCGAGAGGCCATAGCCATCAATGATGTGATCAACGATGTGTATCAGGAACTGAGTAAGCGGGCCCAGGAGGAAGGAGTTCGACTGGAGCTGGAAACGGTCTGCGATCTTCCTTATCTATTTGGGGATGTGGAGGCCTTTCATTCCTGTGTGCTGAACCTCATGACCAATGCCCTGGAAGCCTTTGGCGAAGAAAGCGTTGAAAAGCGCGTCACGTTGAGAACCTTTGTTCAGGAAAACCGCTGGATTTGTGTGGAAGTGGAGGATACGGGGCGAGGGATTCCACCCGAAGTCCAAGATAAGATTTTTCATCCTCTTTTTACGACGAAAGGGGCTCGAGGCACAGGCCTAGGCCTGGCCATTGCCCAAAAAATCGTCCAGGAACTGGGGGGTGTGATGGATTTTCACACCACACCCGGCCGAGGGACCACCTTTAGGCTGCGCTTTCCTCTTGTCACATCCCAATAA